The following nucleotide sequence is from Pseudarthrobacter psychrotolerans.
TGCCCTCGCTCGCCTCCGCCGGTGCCGGGCTTATGCTCACCGCACTGGCCCACGCCCAAGGCTGGCCGATTCCGCTGGGCGGTTCGGCCTCTATTGCGGCTGCACTGGAAGCTGACATCCGTGCCCACGGCGGCGTGTTCCACACGGGGGCGCGGATTGAGAGTCTCCGCGAACTCCGCGGCGCGCGTGCCACTCTGCTGGACGTGGCACCCCGGGGCCTGCTGAGCATCGCCGGTGACAGGCTTCCGGCCCGGTACCGGCAAGCCATGGAGGCATTCCGCTATGGAAATGGTTCCTGCAAGGTGGACTTCATCCTGTCCGGTCCCGTTCCGTGGGCGGCCAAGGAACTGGGGGACGCCGGAACTGTGCACGTCGGCGGAACACGGGCGGAGCTTGCCCGTGCCGAGAACGAAGTCTCCGCGGGGAAACACCCGGAGCGTCCGTACGTTCTGGTGGCCCAGCCATCGCGTTTCGACGCGGGCCGGGCGCCCGCCGGGCGGCAGATCCTCTGGGCGTACTGCCATGTGCCCGCCGGATCAACCCGCGACATGGGCGAGGCCGTGACCGCGCAGCTGGAGCGCTTCGCGCCGGGATTCCGGGACGTGGTGGTGCAGACCCACGTGACCACTGCGGCGGAACTGGCCAGCTACAACCGGAACTATGTGGGTGGCGACTTCAGCGCCGGCGTTATGGACATACGCGGACTTGTCCAGCGCCCGGTGGTCTCCCTCGTTCCGTGGCGGACGCCCGTGCCCGGCGTGTATCTGTGCTCCTCCTCCACGCCGCCTGGCCCCGGCGTAACAGGAATGCCAGGTTACTTCGCCGCGAAACATGCCTTGAAAGACATATTTGGTCTTGGGGTCCCTTCGCTCGGGCTTTGAACCGGGCGCGGATCGGTGACAGCAGGCACCGTTCAAATCGGGGCATAATAGCGCGGTGGGGAACTCAAGAAAACTATCACTTGCCATAGCTGGACTCATTCTCGGCGCCTCCCTGGTTGCCTGCGACGACGGCAGAGGGGGTGCTGAAAGCGCGGCCAAGCAGTTTGCCTCCGCGCTTTCCGCGCTCGACGTCGGCTCGGTCGCCTTTGACGGCAAAGATTCCGGGGTGGCCAAACAACAGGTCCAGGACGTCTTCAAGGCCCTGGAGCCGGACAAGCCCACCGTGGCGGCCGGCGAACTCATGCTGGACGGCGACACTGCAACGGTTCCGTTGAACTACATCTGGAAAATCGCCACCGGTGAGTGGAAATATACGGTCTCCGCAGAGTTCACAAAATCCGGGGACAAATGGCTGGCCGTCTGGAACCCGGCAACCCTGGTTCCGGGGCTCGCCGATAACGAAATCCTCAGCAAGGGCACCCAGTCGCCGCAGCGCGCCGACATCCTGGGCGCCGGTGACGCGAAGCTTGTCACGTACCGCCCCGTGGTCAACGTGGGGATCGACAGGCTTCTCCTCGGATCCGCGGACGCAGCCGCGTCGGCCACGAAACTGGCCGAACTGGTGGGTGTGGATCCCGCCGCCTACGCCCAACAGGTTGCCGCCTCCGGCGCCGAGGCGTTTGTCCGGGCCATCACCCTCCGTGACGAGGGCCGCGCTATCACGGACGCGCAGATCACGGCCATCCCCGGTGCCCGCGCCATCCCGGATAGCCAGCCGCTGGCACCCAGCCGCACATTTGCAAGGCCAGTCCTGGGCACCGTCGGCGAAGCCACGGCAGAACAGATCGAGGCGTCCGGCGGCGTCCTGACCGCCGGAGACGTGACCGGCATCGGCGGGCTCCAGCAGCAGTACGACGCACAGCTCCGCGGCACCGACGCCGTGGTGATCCGTGCGCAGCGGGCCGACCTCACCCGCGAACAGATCCAGGCGGCGGGAACAGATCCCCGCAAGGTGGTTTTCGAGATGGCCCCGACCCCCGGCACTCCCCTGAAAACCACATTGGATCCAAACCTCCAGTCACTCGCAGAGAGCACGCTTGCCGGTGTGGGCCCGGCGTCGGCCATAGTGGCGCTCCGCCCCTCCACGGGTGCGGTGCTCGCGGCGGCCTCCGGCCCGGGAAGCAACGGCTACAACACCGCAATGCTGGGCCAGTACGCGCCGGGGTCAACGTTCAAGATCATCGATTCCCTCGCCATGCTCCGCAACGGACTGACGCCCGATTCGAAGGTGGAATGTACCCCCACCCTGACCGTGGACGGCCGGACGTTCAAGAACGCGGAAGGCTACCCGGAAACCTCGCTGGGGTCGGTGGCACTCCGCGATGCCTTTGCCCACTCGTGCAACACGGCGTTCATCGCCGCGCGTGACACAGTCACGCAGGCCCAGCTTGAGGCTGCCGCCATGGCCATGGGCGTAGCCGTGGAGGCCCCCTCGCTGGGCGCCGCGGCGTTCCTCGGGTCCGTTCCGGGCGAGGCTGCCGGCACCGAACACGCCGCCTCGATGATCGGCCAGGGCAAGGTACTCCTGTCCCCGCTGGCGGCGGCCATCATGGCCGGCTCCGTGGGCAAGGGATCCCCCGTCTCGCCGCAGCTGGTCCTGAACCCCGACGCCGGCGCAGCCGCGGCAGACACCTCCGGCGGGGCAACGGCGGACGCCGGGTCGCCGTCGTCGACCGTTACGCCCGAGGCGCCGTCCAAGGCGTCCGGCCAGCCGATCATCGCCGCTGAGGCCGCGGCACTGTCCGACATGATGCGGGCCGTGGTCACGTCCGGCCACGCCGGCTTCCTGGCGACCGTTCCGGGCGCGCCGGTGGGCGCCAAGACCGGCACAGCGGAGTTCGGCAACGAGACCCCGCCCAAGACCCACGCGTGGATTGTGGCTGTCCACGGTGACCTGGCCGTGGCCGTTTTCGTCGAGGACGGCGGCCTCGGAGCCACCACGTCCGGGCCGTTGCTCAAGCAGTTCCTGGCCGCCGCCGGCTAACCCCTGGAGTTTTTGTCCAGCGGCAAAGGCAAATTAGCTGGACAAAAACTCGTGTGGGCGGGCGTGGGAAGATTGTTGGCGTGGCCCACATAGACATTTCCGGTATTGACTACTTCCTTTCCGACGGCACCCAACTGCTCAACGGTGTGACCTTCAAGGTCCCGGACGGCACCAAAACAGCCCTGATCGGCCCAAACGGCACCGGCAAAACCACCCTCTTCCGGATCATTTCCGGCGACCTCGTTCCCGACGAAGGCGTTATCGGCCGCTCCGGAAACATGGGCATCATGCGCCAGTTCGTGGGCCAGGTCCGGGATGACTCCACCGTCCGCGACCTTCTGGTTTCCGCCGCCCCGCCGGCGCTGGCAGCCGCAGCCAAGGAAGTGGACGTGGCTGAGCTCGCGATGGTGGAGCACGACGACGAGCCCTCCCAGATGCGGTATGCACAGGCGATTGTGGACTGGGGAGACGCCGGCGGCTACGACGTCGAAACTGTCTGGGACGAGGTCTGCATGGCCGCCCTCGGACTCCCCTTCGACCGCGCACAGCACCGCCCGGCGTCGAGCCTGTCCGGCGGCGAGCAGAAGCGGCTGGTCCTGGAAGCCCTGTTTGCCGGCCCCGACGAGCTGCTCCTGCTCGACGAACCGGACAACTACCTCGACGTGCCCGGCAAACGCTGGCTTGAGGACAAGCTCAACGGGTCCAAAAAGACTGTCTTCTTCATCAGCCACGACCGCGAACTGCTCAACAATGCCGCCGGCCGCATCGTGACCCTCGAACCGGGCATCAACGGCGCAGGTGCCTGGGTGCACGGCGGCGGCTTTGGCTCCTACGTGGACGCCCGAGCCGACCGAAACGCCCGCTTTGAGGAGCTCCGCAAGCGCTGGGACGAGGAGCACGTGAAGCTCAAGGAACTCGTCAACATGTACAAAAACAAAGCGGCATTCCGGTCCGACATGGCCAACCGCTACCAGGCCGCCCAGACGCGCCTGGCCAAGTTCCTCGAGGCCGGGCCGCCCGAAGCTCTGCCGATCGAGCAGAACGTGCGCATGCGCCTGAAGGGCGGCCGGACCGCCAAGCGCGCCGTCGTGGCTGAAAAACTGGAACTGACCGGACTGATGAAGCCGTTCTCCACCGAAGTGTGGTTCGGTGACCGCGTGGGTGTGCTCGGCTCCAACGGCTCCGGCAAGAGCCATTTCCTGCGGCTGCTCGCCACGGGCGGGACCGACCCGGAACGTGAGCATGTCCCCGTGTCCGACGTCGATATCGCCGAAGTGCCGCACGAAGGCACCGTGAAACTCGGCGCCCGTATCCGGCCCGGCTTCTTTGCCCAGACCCACGTCCGGCCCGACCTCCTGGGCAAGACCCTGTTGGAGATCCTGCACCGCGGCGACGAGCACCGGTCCGGCATGGGACGTGAGGCCGCCGCCGGCGCTTTGGACGGCTACGGGCTGGCGTCGCAGTCGGAGCAGAAGTACGAGTCCCTCTCCGGCGGCCAGCAAGCGCGGTTCCAGATCCTGCTCCTGCAGCTCTCCGGCGCCACGCTCCTGCTTCTGGATGAGCCAACGGACAACCTGGACCTGCATTCGGCCGAGGCACTGGAAAAGGCCATCGACCACTTCGAGGGAACCGTCCTGGCAGTCACGCACGACCGCTGGTTCGCCCGCACCTTCGACCGGTTCCTGGTGTTTGGTTCCGACGGCAAGGTATACGAATCCCCCGAGCCCGTGTGGGACGAAAAGAGGGTTGAGCGAGCCCGCTAACGCTCTCTCAGTTCCTGCAGGCTTGCGGCAAACGCTCTCTCACCGGTGAGAGAGCGTTTGCTTTTTTTGTGCAGAAAGTGAGAGAGCGTTTTGTACAGGAAGTGAGAGAGTGCCTGGTGGCGATCATATGATCAAGAATTGCTATCATATGAGCATGAAGACTGACGAGCGGCACCGCCTGATCGGGGAGCTGCTGCGCCGCAAAGCCGAGGTCTCGGTGGAAGAGCTGACCCAGGCGTGCGGCGCCTCGGGCGCCACCATCCGCCGCGACCTTGAGCTGCTCGCATTGCATGGCGTGCTGCGCCGGGTCCATGGCGGCGCCAGGAGCCTCATCGCCGGCGGCGAAAACCCCGGCTACGGCCAGCGCGAACTCGAAGACCAAGCGGTGAAAGTCAGGATTGCCGCCGCAGTGGCTGGCCTGTTGGGAGAACGCGAGCACGTGTGGCTGGACAGCGGCACCACTGCCACGGAAATTGCCCGCGTCCTCCGCGGGCGCGAACTGACGCTGATGCCCATGTCCATGCGCTCCCTCACAACGGTCATGGACGACGACCCGCACGCCGGCCGGCGTCCTGCGCTGCTGCTCCCTGGTGGAAGCCTGGTTCCCGGCGAGCTGTCGTTCCGCGGCCCGCTCGCGGAAGCCAACATCCGGTCCCTGCGCTTCGACACGGCGGTGGTCACGCCCTGCGCCTTGAACCTCAAGGACGGCCTCATGGCCCATGATTTGGACGATGCCGCAGTGAAGCGGGCTGGAATCGACTCGGCGGGACGGGTGATTGTTGCCTGCGCCGGTGCCAAATGGAATGCCACCGCGGTGGCCCTGGTTGCCCCCTTGGACGCGGTGAACGTGATTGTCACGGACAAAGACCTGAGTGCGGACGAACTCGCACACCTTAACAAGCTCTCGGTGGAAGTAGTCAAAGCATGAGCATCAACACCAGCATGACCGCCGGACCCTCCCTCCGGGCAGCCGCCGCCGCCACTTTTGTGGTCTTCGGAATCAACGGTTTCGTTTTTGCCAGCTGGGCCGCCAGGATCCCCGCCGTCACCGAGACGCTGCACCTGACCTCCGGCCAGATGGGCACGCTGCTGCTGTGCACAGCCGTGGGTTCGCTGCTGGCCCTTCCGACGGCGGGACTGGTGGTGGGGAAGATCGGCACCGCCAATGCGGTGCGCGCCGGCGGTCTGCTGTCAGCCCTGGCCGGGGTGGGTATTGCACTGTCACTGTCGGCAGAATCGGTCCCGGGCACCGCGGTTGCACTGTTCTTCTTCGGCATCGGCGTCGGGCTGTGGGACGTGTCCCAGAACATTGAGGGGGCCGACGTCGAGCACAAGCTGCGGCGCACCATCATGCCCCAGTTCCATGCTGCCTTCAGCGGCGGTGCCTTTGTGGGGGCCCTGATCGGTGCAGGCCTGTCAACCATCGGTGTCGGCCTGCCGTTGCACTTGCTGGCCATCGCAGGCGTAGTGGTGGTAGTAGCCCTCGTGGCGCCCCGCTACTTCCTCCCCCACCACGCCCAGGCCGCCCCGGCGGAGGGTGAGCCGACGGCTGCGAAAGGGCCGTCTGCCTGGCGTGACAGCCGCACCCTGCTGATAGGCGTTGTAGTGCTGGGCGCAACACTCACCGAAGGCGCCGGAAACGACTGGATCGCCAAGGCCACCGTGGACGGCCTGGGCAGTTCGGAATCCACCGGGGCCCTGATGTTCGCCTTGTTTGTCCTGGCAATGACGGCGATGCGGCTCTTGGGCGGCCGCGTGATCGACACGTACGGACGTGTTGTAGTGCTCCGGGCCAGCATGGTCGCGGCCACGGCAGGCCTGTGCCTGTTTGTGCTCGCGGGGAACATCTGGCTGGCCGGCGTTGGTGCTGCGCTGTGGGGTGTCGGCGCCGCGATGGCATTCCCCATGGGAATGTCCGCGGCCGCCGACGATCCGAAGCATGCAGCCGCGAGGGTCTCGGTTGTATCCACCCTGGGGTATATTTCCTTCCTCGCCGGCCCGCCGTTGCTGGGCTACCTGGGTGACCTCACGGGAATCCATCTGGCACTCCTGGCGATCCTCGCCCCGATCCTGGTGGCATTGCTCCTCGCCGGAGCCGCGAGGCCCCTGGTCTCCAAGTAGGGGCCTCCAAGTAGGTAGGCCCCGCCGGCTATAGGCTGGGGAGATGTACAGAGCGTGGCGCGACGGACCGGGCTGGATCAGCCGGGTTGACCGGCACCTTGTCCGCGGAGTGTCGTCGTTTCCGGGCGGAAACCACGACACGTTCTTCCGCCGCCTCTCCGCGGCCGCCAATGACGGCAAACTGTGGATAGTGGCAGCCGCGATCATGGCCGCGTTTCCCGGCAAGCCCCGCCGGGCCGCCCTGCACGGGCTGATCGCCCAAGCGGTGGCTTCGGGTGTAACTAACGTAGTGTTCAAGACCCTGTTGCCGCGGGCGCGCCCGCTCCCCGAGCACCTGCCGGTCTTCCGGTTCGTCCATCCGCAGCCCACCAGCTCGTCCATGCCATCGGGGCATTCGGCCTCGGCCATCGCCTTTGCGCTCGGGGCCGGGATGGTCCAGCCGGTTGTCGGTGCAGCACTTGCGCCGGCGGCACTGGGGGTGGCCTACTCCCGTGTCCATACCGGGGCCCACTGGCCATCTGATGTGTTCTTCGGTTCGATGATCGGCGCCGGGGCAGCGCTGGTGACCCGCAAGTGGTGGCCCGTCCGCCCACCGTTTCCCGAGGTGTCCCGCACCGCGGCCCACGCCCCGGAGCTGCCGGGCGGTGAAGGTCTAAGCATCGTTGTGAATACCCTGGGCGGCTCGTTCACGGAACAAACAGAAGACGCACTGCAGGAAGTATTCCCAAAAGCGCATATAAAAATGGTCGAGCCGGGAGAGAGGCTCGAGGAGGTCATCCAGGCGACCGTTTCGCGCCCGGGCACCCGGGCCCTGGGCGTATGGGGCGGCGACGGAACGGTTGGCACTGCAGCCGCGGCCGCCGTCGAACATTCCCTTCCCTTGCTGGTGCTCCCGGGCGGGACCCTCAACCACTTCGCCCGGGACACGGGGACTGCCAACCTTAGGGACGCTGTGGCAGCCACGGCCGTGGGTGAGGCCGCCCGCGCCGACGTCGGCATTGTGACCGTGGAACGCGGGCTGGCCGGCAACCCGGAAACAGCTGACCTGGTCATGCTGAACACGGCCAGCGTCGGCCTGTACCCCAACCTGGTCCGGCGCAGGGAACACTTGCAGCCGGCCCTCGGCAAACCGCTGGCAGGCGTGGTCGCAATGTTCCGTACCTTCGCCGCGGGAACACCCACCACCCTGACGGTGGACGGCGTGCGGCACAAACTCTGGATCGCGTACATCGG
It contains:
- a CDS encoding NAD(P)/FAD-dependent oxidoreductase, coding for MPDVAVVGSGPNGLAAAAVMARAGLSVEVHEAADTIGGGTRTAELMQPGHLHDICSAVHPMALASPFFRDFELARRIDLVVPELSFGSPLDGGRAALGYHSLERTVQGLGRDGDAYRRLLGPLVDRIDGVMDLTQHQLLRIPRDPLAVALFGLRTLEQGSRLWNTRFNSDLAPALLSGVAAHAVSQLPSLASAGAGLMLTALAHAQGWPIPLGGSASIAAALEADIRAHGGVFHTGARIESLRELRGARATLLDVAPRGLLSIAGDRLPARYRQAMEAFRYGNGSCKVDFILSGPVPWAAKELGDAGTVHVGGTRAELARAENEVSAGKHPERPYVLVAQPSRFDAGRAPAGRQILWAYCHVPAGSTRDMGEAVTAQLERFAPGFRDVVVQTHVTTAAELASYNRNYVGGDFSAGVMDIRGLVQRPVVSLVPWRTPVPGVYLCSSSTPPGPGVTGMPGYFAAKHALKDIFGLGVPSLGL
- a CDS encoding MFS transporter, which encodes MSINTSMTAGPSLRAAAAATFVVFGINGFVFASWAARIPAVTETLHLTSGQMGTLLLCTAVGSLLALPTAGLVVGKIGTANAVRAGGLLSALAGVGIALSLSAESVPGTAVALFFFGIGVGLWDVSQNIEGADVEHKLRRTIMPQFHAAFSGGAFVGALIGAGLSTIGVGLPLHLLAIAGVVVVVALVAPRYFLPHHAQAAPAEGEPTAAKGPSAWRDSRTLLIGVVVLGATLTEGAGNDWIAKATVDGLGSSESTGALMFALFVLAMTAMRLLGGRVIDTYGRVVVLRASMVAATAGLCLFVLAGNIWLAGVGAALWGVGAAMAFPMGMSAAADDPKHAAARVSVVSTLGYISFLAGPPLLGYLGDLTGIHLALLAILAPILVALLLAGAARPLVSK
- a CDS encoding ATP-binding cassette domain-containing protein gives rise to the protein MAHIDISGIDYFLSDGTQLLNGVTFKVPDGTKTALIGPNGTGKTTLFRIISGDLVPDEGVIGRSGNMGIMRQFVGQVRDDSTVRDLLVSAAPPALAAAAKEVDVAELAMVEHDDEPSQMRYAQAIVDWGDAGGYDVETVWDEVCMAALGLPFDRAQHRPASSLSGGEQKRLVLEALFAGPDELLLLDEPDNYLDVPGKRWLEDKLNGSKKTVFFISHDRELLNNAAGRIVTLEPGINGAGAWVHGGGFGSYVDARADRNARFEELRKRWDEEHVKLKELVNMYKNKAAFRSDMANRYQAAQTRLAKFLEAGPPEALPIEQNVRMRLKGGRTAKRAVVAEKLELTGLMKPFSTEVWFGDRVGVLGSNGSGKSHFLRLLATGGTDPEREHVPVSDVDIAEVPHEGTVKLGARIRPGFFAQTHVRPDLLGKTLLEILHRGDEHRSGMGREAAAGALDGYGLASQSEQKYESLSGGQQARFQILLLQLSGATLLLLDEPTDNLDLHSAEALEKAIDHFEGTVLAVTHDRWFARTFDRFLVFGSDGKVYESPEPVWDEKRVERAR
- a CDS encoding DeoR/GlpR family DNA-binding transcription regulator gives rise to the protein MKTDERHRLIGELLRRKAEVSVEELTQACGASGATIRRDLELLALHGVLRRVHGGARSLIAGGENPGYGQRELEDQAVKVRIAAAVAGLLGEREHVWLDSGTTATEIARVLRGRELTLMPMSMRSLTTVMDDDPHAGRRPALLLPGGSLVPGELSFRGPLAEANIRSLRFDTAVVTPCALNLKDGLMAHDLDDAAVKRAGIDSAGRVIVACAGAKWNATAVALVAPLDAVNVIVTDKDLSADELAHLNKLSVEVVKA
- a CDS encoding penicillin-binding transpeptidase domain-containing protein — translated: MGNSRKLSLAIAGLILGASLVACDDGRGGAESAAKQFASALSALDVGSVAFDGKDSGVAKQQVQDVFKALEPDKPTVAAGELMLDGDTATVPLNYIWKIATGEWKYTVSAEFTKSGDKWLAVWNPATLVPGLADNEILSKGTQSPQRADILGAGDAKLVTYRPVVNVGIDRLLLGSADAAASATKLAELVGVDPAAYAQQVAASGAEAFVRAITLRDEGRAITDAQITAIPGARAIPDSQPLAPSRTFARPVLGTVGEATAEQIEASGGVLTAGDVTGIGGLQQQYDAQLRGTDAVVIRAQRADLTREQIQAAGTDPRKVVFEMAPTPGTPLKTTLDPNLQSLAESTLAGVGPASAIVALRPSTGAVLAAASGPGSNGYNTAMLGQYAPGSTFKIIDSLAMLRNGLTPDSKVECTPTLTVDGRTFKNAEGYPETSLGSVALRDAFAHSCNTAFIAARDTVTQAQLEAAAMAMGVAVEAPSLGAAAFLGSVPGEAAGTEHAASMIGQGKVLLSPLAAAIMAGSVGKGSPVSPQLVLNPDAGAAAADTSGGATADAGSPSSTVTPEAPSKASGQPIIAAEAAALSDMMRAVVTSGHAGFLATVPGAPVGAKTGTAEFGNETPPKTHAWIVAVHGDLAVAVFVEDGGLGATTSGPLLKQFLAAAG
- a CDS encoding bifunctional phosphatase PAP2/diacylglycerol kinase family protein, translating into MYRAWRDGPGWISRVDRHLVRGVSSFPGGNHDTFFRRLSAAANDGKLWIVAAAIMAAFPGKPRRAALHGLIAQAVASGVTNVVFKTLLPRARPLPEHLPVFRFVHPQPTSSSMPSGHSASAIAFALGAGMVQPVVGAALAPAALGVAYSRVHTGAHWPSDVFFGSMIGAGAALVTRKWWPVRPPFPEVSRTAAHAPELPGGEGLSIVVNTLGGSFTEQTEDALQEVFPKAHIKMVEPGERLEEVIQATVSRPGTRALGVWGGDGTVGTAAAAAVEHSLPLLVLPGGTLNHFARDTGTANLRDAVAATAVGEAARADVGIVTVERGLAGNPETADLVMLNTASVGLYPNLVRRREHLQPALGKPLAGVVAMFRTFAAGTPTTLTVDGVRHKLWIAYIGRGRYYPRDHAPLSRPVLDDGVLDVRMITADESFARLRLLWSVLTGTVATSRITHLREATEVRIESEDSPMALAVDGEALAGVRSVRIRVEPSALTYYSPRT